In the genome of Hymenobacter cellulosivorans, one region contains:
- a CDS encoding AAA family ATPase gives MTKAFVFGKFLPFHRGHEQLIRFALRHCDQLTVLVCASDLETVPGPLRQRWIQETLAAEPRVTVQLLEYRESELPNTSETSLPVATVWADLFRQLLPECTVVVTSEPYGELVATRMGIRHVAFDVDRQQVPISASLIRADRQQYWDFLPVSVRPYYCRKVVVLGAESTGKTTLAIQLAAHFGASLVLEAARDLIADSNYFTPDDLQQVIAEHTRRIAQAERGPNALVVIDTDVHITQSYARLSWGRELPVPPAVYATQHADLYLYLAADVPFVQDGTRLPAPAQHRLDQSHRQTLRAHQVPVWELGGSWEQRFAQAVRAVEHLLAQ, from the coding sequence ATGACCAAGGCCTTTGTTTTCGGTAAGTTCCTGCCTTTCCACCGCGGGCACGAGCAACTCATCCGCTTCGCGCTCCGGCACTGCGACCAGCTGACGGTGCTGGTCTGCGCCAGTGACCTGGAAACCGTACCCGGCCCGCTTCGGCAGCGTTGGATTCAGGAAACCTTGGCTGCCGAGCCCCGCGTGACGGTGCAGCTGCTAGAGTATCGGGAAAGTGAGCTGCCCAATACGTCCGAAACGTCACTGCCCGTAGCTACCGTGTGGGCCGACCTGTTTCGGCAGCTGTTGCCCGAATGCACGGTGGTGGTTACCTCGGAGCCCTATGGCGAACTGGTGGCTACCCGCATGGGCATTCGGCACGTGGCCTTCGACGTGGACCGGCAGCAGGTGCCCATATCGGCTTCCCTAATTCGGGCCGACCGGCAGCAGTACTGGGATTTTCTGCCTGTTAGCGTCAGGCCATATTATTGCCGCAAAGTAGTGGTCCTGGGGGCTGAGTCGACGGGCAAAACCACGCTGGCTATCCAACTGGCCGCTCACTTCGGGGCCTCCCTGGTTTTGGAAGCCGCCCGTGACCTTATTGCCGACTCCAATTACTTCACCCCGGACGATTTACAGCAGGTTATTGCCGAGCACACCCGCCGCATTGCCCAGGCCGAGCGAGGACCAAATGCTTTAGTCGTCATCGATACTGACGTGCATATCACCCAGTCGTACGCCCGCCTGTCCTGGGGCCGGGAGCTGCCCGTGCCTCCTGCCGTCTACGCTACCCAGCATGCCGACCTGTACCTGTATCTGGCCGCCGACGTGCCGTTTGTACAGGATGGCACCCGTCTGCCAGCTCCCGCCCAGCACCGCCTTGACCAGTCGCACCGACAAACGCTGCGTGCCCATCAAGTGCCCGTGTGGGAGCTAGGCGGGAGCTGGGAGCAGCGTTTTGCCCAGGCCGTGCGGGCGGTGGAGCACTTGTTGGCCCAGTAA